One Methanomicrobiales archaeon DNA window includes the following coding sequences:
- a CDS encoding transposase, with protein MLDDDHAEHIAICISIPGISSIAAKTILAEVGDVRDFASADRLVSWAGMAPSVYQSADTLVTGRITKRGSKHLRWILVQAAQAASRAKDTVFSRFFRRITYRRGGNKAVFALARKILCILWHLLMNRKRYVEPGLKKSV; from the coding sequence TTGCTCGATGACGACCACGCCGAGCATATCGCGATCTGTATCTCGATCCCGGGCATCAGCAGCATCGCTGCAAAGACCATTCTTGCCGAAGTGGGAGATGTTCGGGATTTTGCCTCGGCAGATCGTCTCGTCTCCTGGGCAGGCATGGCACCGTCGGTGTATCAGTCTGCTGACACACTGGTCACCGGACGGATCACGAAACGCGGGTCAAAGCATCTCCGGTGGATTCTGGTGCAGGCTGCACAGGCAGCAAGTAGAGCAAAGGATACGGTGTTCTCCCGCTTCTTCCGGCGCATCACCTATCGCAGGGGTGGGAATAAGGCCGTTTTCGCCCTTGCCCGGAAGATCCTCTGCATTCTGTGGCATCTGCTGATGAACCGGAAACGATACGTTGAACCCGGTCTGAAGAAATCGGTGTAA
- a CDS encoding glycosyltransferase: MKFTLISSALPPSASGQAIVLYNLLKDYPAEKYSLITQRDYYHYRYTPRITEYLPAKYHFLQPEQQMIRCIISASGRVGASSLVLSTFLALRKKQIKSIIKKESSERVVVCTADLFNLPAVHLSCTELKVPYFVYMFDHYSNQWIQPQLKIFAQRYEQQILEAAAGVIFPNEFLANFYKKFKVNDIVLHNPCDLSRYARSGFSKSALSNGKMILYTGHIYEAHYAAFRNLIEAIRLLKREDITLQIYTVQRMSHLQKEGIKGPHVAINPPISDHLIPQIQAEADILFLPLSMNSSYGKEVINTSAPGKMGEYLASGTPILVHAPKDSFVSWYFRTYNCGLVVDEENPKSLADGIVTLLEDDSIRNKFQNNALERARIDFDLEKIKKHFFGLIADNGDIPKL, encoded by the coding sequence ATGAAGTTCACCCTGATATCTTCCGCTTTGCCCCCTTCAGCTTCGGGTCAAGCTATCGTACTGTATAATCTTTTAAAAGATTACCCTGCTGAAAAATACTCATTAATTACTCAACGTGATTATTACCATTACAGGTATACCCCCAGAATAACTGAATATTTACCCGCGAAATATCATTTTCTTCAACCAGAACAGCAAATGATAAGATGTATCATCAGCGCAAGCGGCAGGGTTGGTGCATCTTCTTTAGTTCTATCAACCTTTTTAGCCTTGAGAAAAAAGCAGATAAAGAGTATAATTAAAAAAGAAAGCTCCGAGCGGGTAGTTGTTTGTACAGCAGACCTATTCAATCTCCCAGCAGTTCATTTAAGCTGTACAGAATTGAAAGTCCCATATTTTGTGTATATGTTTGACCATTATTCAAATCAATGGATACAACCTCAATTAAAGATCTTTGCACAAAGATATGAGCAACAAATTCTTGAGGCTGCAGCTGGTGTAATTTTTCCAAACGAATTTTTGGCTAATTTCTATAAAAAATTCAAGGTGAATGACATCGTACTGCATAATCCATGCGATTTATCTCGATATGCCCGATCAGGCTTTTCGAAGAGTGCTTTGAGCAACGGCAAAATGATTCTTTATACCGGCCATATTTACGAAGCGCACTATGCCGCTTTCAGAAATTTAATCGAAGCAATTAGGCTTCTTAAAAGAGAAGATATCACTTTGCAAATATATACGGTACAAAGAATGTCCCATCTACAAAAAGAAGGGATTAAAGGCCCGCATGTGGCCATAAACCCACCCATATCGGATCATTTGATTCCCCAAATTCAAGCAGAGGCTGATATATTATTTTTACCCCTCTCAATGAATTCCTCTTACGGAAAAGAGGTTATTAATACGTCCGCACCAGGAAAAATGGGCGAATATCTTGCATCTGGCACTCCGATTCTTGTTCATGCTCCGAAGGATTCATTCGTGTCATGGTATTTCCGCACTTATAACTGTGGACTGGTTGTAGACGAGGAAAATCCAAAATCTCTTGCTGATGGTATTGTTACTTTGCTGGAGGATGATAGTATTAGAAATAAATTCCAAAACAACGCCTTAGAACGGGCAAGAATTGATTTTGACTTAGAAAAAATTAAAAAGCATTTCTTTGGTTTAATTGCAGATAATGGAGACATCCCAAAATTATAA
- a CDS encoding transposase: MRSRAVPGGGEEVKATNSPHGFSYKGRVIGYDGYKKVNGNELSALVDQNGLPLACSVAPANVHDSQLYEPTGAAFEIPGIDAKPSVITADAAFDSQEIRSNTRKRRMRSSIPVNPRNGKSPKRGRPVLFHRDLAN, translated from the coding sequence ATGAGAAGCAGAGCCGTGCCGGGAGGGGGTGAGGAAGTAAAGGCCACCAACTCCCCTCATGGATTTTCATACAAAGGGAGAGTTATCGGCTACGATGGCTACAAAAAGGTAAACGGGAATGAGCTCAGCGCCCTGGTCGATCAGAACGGTCTCCCTTTGGCCTGTTCAGTCGCTCCGGCGAATGTCCATGATTCTCAGCTCTATGAACCAACCGGGGCCGCATTCGAGATTCCCGGGATAGATGCAAAACCATCGGTCATCACCGCCGACGCAGCCTTCGACTCGCAAGAGATCCGATCCAATACCCGGAAACGGAGAATGCGGAGCAGTATCCCGGTAAATCCGAGAAATGGGAAATCTCCGAAGCGAGGAAGACCGGTTCTGTTTCATCGGGATCTCGCCAATAA